A single Flavobacterium sp. 1 DNA region contains:
- the hemA gene encoding glutamyl-tRNA reductase encodes MENHNVSKHHYFYSVGLSYKKADAEIRGKFSLDTVAKTRLLEQAKNEGIQSLFVTSTCNRTEIYGYAEHPFQLIKLLCENSNGTVEDFQKVAYVFKNQEAISHLFRVGTGLDSQILGDFEIISQIRNGFAEAKAMGLANTFMERLVNAVIQSSKKIKNETEISSGATSVSFASVQYIIKNVPDIGNKNILLFGTGKIGRNTCENLVKHTKNEHITLINRTKDKAEKLAGKLNLIVKDYSELHLELQKADVVVVATGAQNPTIDKAILNLKKPLLILDLSIPKNVNENVKDLEGVTLIHMDHLSQMTDETLENRKAHIPAAEAIIEEIKDEFIAWTKVRKFAPTINALKEKLNTIKNSELDFQSKKISNFNEEQAEIISSRIIQKITTHFANHLKNEDTMVDESIDWIEKVFQIETTAK; translated from the coding sequence ATGGAAAATCATAACGTTTCGAAGCATCACTATTTTTACTCAGTTGGTCTTAGCTACAAAAAAGCCGATGCCGAGATAAGAGGTAAGTTTAGTTTAGACACTGTAGCTAAAACACGTCTGCTCGAACAAGCCAAAAATGAAGGGATTCAAAGTCTTTTTGTTACTTCAACCTGTAACAGAACTGAAATCTACGGCTATGCCGAGCACCCTTTTCAATTAATAAAATTGCTTTGCGAGAACAGCAACGGAACTGTTGAAGATTTTCAAAAAGTAGCCTATGTTTTCAAAAATCAAGAGGCTATTTCTCATTTATTCCGAGTAGGAACAGGTTTGGACAGTCAAATTCTAGGCGATTTTGAAATCATCAGCCAGATACGAAATGGTTTTGCCGAAGCCAAAGCAATGGGTTTAGCCAACACTTTTATGGAACGATTGGTGAATGCCGTTATACAATCCAGCAAAAAAATTAAAAACGAAACCGAAATCAGTTCAGGGGCCACTTCGGTATCTTTTGCATCGGTTCAATATATTATCAAGAACGTTCCAGACATTGGAAACAAAAATATTCTACTTTTTGGCACAGGGAAAATCGGAAGAAATACCTGTGAAAATTTAGTGAAACATACCAAAAACGAACACATTACTTTAATCAACAGAACCAAAGACAAAGCCGAGAAATTGGCCGGAAAATTGAATTTGATTGTTAAGGATTACTCGGAACTGCATCTTGAACTTCAAAAAGCGGATGTAGTAGTGGTGGCAACCGGAGCTCAAAATCCTACGATTGACAAAGCCATCCTAAATTTGAAAAAACCATTGCTGATTTTGGATTTATCAATCCCGAAAAATGTGAACGAAAACGTCAAAGACCTTGAAGGCGTTACTTTAATTCACATGGATCATTTGTCGCAGATGACAGATGAGACATTGGAAAACAGAAAGGCTCATATCCCCGCAGCCGAGGCTATTATTGAAGAAATAAAGGATGAATTTATCGCTTGGACAAAGGTTAGGAAGTTTGCGCCAACGATCAATGCCTTGAAAGAGAAGCTAAACACGATTAAAAATTCGGAATTGGATTTTCAAAGCAAAAAAATATCCAACTTCAACGAAGAACAAGCCGAAATCATCAGCTCCAGGATTATCCAAAAAATCACGACCCATTTTGCCAATCATCTAAAAAATGAAGACACAATGGTTGATGAGAGCATCGATTGGATCGAAAAAGTTTTTCAAATAGAAACGACTGCAAAATAA
- a CDS encoding uroporphyrinogen-III synthase — MSKTVILSTKTLSDIQRRELLSAGFEVFEEDFISTKKQEFELSAINDNLIFTSQNAVQSVLENSDIDNLKTKNVFCVGLKTKILLSEAGFNVVAYTGYAADLAEIIALIYSQESYTFFSGNLRKETLPKALKDAGIKFNEIQVYETLLTPIKIKEKIDAILFFSPSGVESYLKENTIKNENCFCIGETTASALDKITKNIIVADQPSVENVIEDVIEEYK; from the coding sequence ATGAGTAAAACAGTTATATTATCTACCAAAACGCTGTCGGATATTCAGCGACGAGAACTTCTAAGTGCTGGTTTTGAAGTGTTCGAAGAGGATTTCATTTCGACTAAAAAGCAAGAATTCGAACTTAGTGCCATCAACGACAATTTGATTTTTACCAGTCAAAATGCGGTACAAAGTGTTTTAGAAAATTCAGATATTGATAATTTGAAAACCAAAAATGTTTTTTGCGTTGGACTAAAAACGAAAATTCTATTATCTGAAGCTGGGTTCAATGTAGTTGCCTACACTGGTTATGCTGCCGACTTAGCCGAAATTATTGCTTTGATTTATAGCCAAGAAAGCTATACTTTCTTTAGTGGAAATCTTCGTAAAGAAACACTGCCAAAAGCTTTGAAAGACGCTGGGATAAAATTCAATGAGATTCAGGTTTATGAAACGTTATTGACTCCGATAAAGATTAAGGAAAAAATTGATGCAATTCTGTTTTTCAGCCCGTCAGGAGTAGAAAGTTATCTAAAAGAGAATACAATTAAAAACGAAAACTGTTTCTGCATTGGCGAAACTACCGCAAGCGCATTAGACAAAATAACAAAAAATATCATCGTTGCAGATCAGCCTTCAGTTGAAAATGTGATTGAAGATGTTATCGAAGAATATAAATAA
- the hemF gene encoding oxygen-dependent coproporphyrinogen oxidase, which translates to MKDKFYAYIQNLQDQIVAGLEAVDGQAKFKEDLWERSEGGGGRTRVIENGAVFEKGGVNISAVYGKLPDSMQKLFNVGKADFFACGLSLVLHPKNPMVPTVHANWRYFEMYDDNGNVIQQWFGGGQDLTPYYLFEEDAIHFHQTCKTACDKHNSEFYPKYKKQCDAYFWNAHRNEARGIGGLFFDYCKATEQMSMENWFNFVTEVGNSFLEAYVPIVERRKNLEYTQEQKTWQEIRRGRYVEFNLVHDKGTLFGLKTNGRIESILMSLPPYVQWVYDHHPETGSEEEKLLKVLENPSDWV; encoded by the coding sequence ATGAAAGATAAATTTTACGCATACATACAAAATCTTCAGGACCAAATCGTAGCAGGATTAGAAGCTGTTGACGGTCAGGCTAAATTTAAAGAAGATCTTTGGGAACGCTCGGAAGGTGGAGGTGGAAGAACCCGCGTAATCGAAAACGGAGCCGTTTTCGAAAAAGGCGGTGTGAACATTTCGGCAGTGTACGGAAAATTACCGGACAGTATGCAAAAATTGTTCAACGTAGGTAAAGCCGATTTTTTTGCTTGTGGTTTGAGTTTGGTTTTGCATCCGAAAAATCCAATGGTACCGACAGTTCACGCCAATTGGCGCTATTTCGAAATGTATGATGACAACGGAAATGTGATTCAGCAATGGTTTGGCGGAGGACAAGATTTAACGCCTTATTATTTGTTTGAAGAAGATGCGATTCATTTTCATCAAACCTGTAAAACGGCTTGCGACAAACACAATTCGGAATTTTACCCCAAATACAAAAAGCAATGCGACGCCTATTTTTGGAATGCACATCGCAACGAAGCCCGAGGAATTGGAGGATTGTTTTTTGATTATTGCAAAGCAACAGAGCAAATGTCAATGGAAAATTGGTTTAACTTTGTTACCGAAGTTGGGAATAGTTTCCTAGAAGCCTATGTTCCAATAGTTGAAAGAAGAAAAAATTTAGAATATACCCAAGAGCAAAAGACTTGGCAGGAAATAAGAAGAGGGCGTTATGTCGAGTTCAATTTGGTACACGACAAAGGCACGCTTTTTGGATTAAAAACTAATGGCAGAATCGAAAGCATCCTAATGAGTTTACCACCTTACGTACAATGGGTGTACGATCACCATCCAGAAACAGGAAGTGAAGAAGAAAAGTTATTAAAAGTATTAGAAAATCCAAGTGATTGGGTTTAA
- a CDS encoding trans-aconitate 2-methyltransferase, whose protein sequence is MKKSTVNEIKERFDNDVERFANLETGQVATMDAQISLELLTSTAKTIKPKAVNVLDIGCGAGNYTLKMLSKVPNLNATLIDLSQNMLDKALERVSEATTGKVETIQGDIRDIALPQNHFDIILAGAVLHHLREDSDWEFVFQKLYDSLTSGGCLMISDLLIQDHEEVNKLIWGKYGDYLKQHGGEEYQQKVFDYIEKEDTPRSMTYQLDLMKKVGFLSTEILHKNACFGAFGGIK, encoded by the coding sequence ATGAAAAAATCAACAGTGAACGAAATCAAGGAACGTTTTGATAATGATGTCGAACGTTTTGCAAATTTAGAAACAGGTCAGGTCGCTACGATGGATGCGCAAATTTCATTAGAACTTTTAACATCGACTGCAAAAACCATAAAACCAAAAGCTGTAAATGTTTTGGACATTGGCTGTGGAGCTGGTAATTATACTTTGAAAATGCTGTCCAAAGTACCTAATTTGAATGCGACCTTGATTGATTTGAGCCAGAATATGCTGGACAAAGCTTTGGAGCGTGTATCGGAGGCTACAACTGGAAAAGTCGAAACGATTCAAGGCGATATTCGGGATATAGCATTACCGCAAAATCATTTTGACATCATCTTGGCTGGTGCCGTTTTACATCATTTAAGAGAAGATTCTGACTGGGAATTTGTTTTCCAAAAATTATATGACAGTTTAACATCTGGTGGATGTTTGATGATTTCAGATTTATTGATTCAGGATCACGAAGAGGTGAATAAATTGATTTGGGGAAAATATGGCGATTATTTGAAGCAGCACGGTGGCGAAGAATACCAGCAAAAAGTATTTGATTATATCGAAAAAGAAGACACGCCGAGATCGATGACGTATCAATTGGATTTAATGAAGAAAGTCGGTTTTTTGAGTACCGAGATTTTACATAAAAATGCTTGTTTTGGGGCTTTTGGAGGAATTAAATAA
- a CDS encoding GNAT family N-acetyltransferase, which translates to MSFTDWKIDRIENIHPEEFYELIDKNRNHIGKTFPVTLAYSDSPKKAQDFLAVSIDKEKNKEGFYFYARNVRTNDLIGYLCVKTIDYRISKCELGYFADEDYQGKGITSKMVSDALEFCFNELMLNKVFICTSEINLASQRIALKHNFKQEGILRDEFRNGDGDLQNTVYFGLLKSEYNNDER; encoded by the coding sequence ATGAGTTTTACAGATTGGAAAATAGACCGAATTGAAAACATTCATCCTGAAGAGTTCTACGAACTAATAGATAAGAACAGAAATCACATTGGGAAAACTTTTCCAGTAACGCTTGCCTATTCGGATTCTCCAAAGAAAGCGCAAGATTTTCTGGCTGTTAGTATTGACAAAGAAAAGAATAAGGAAGGTTTTTATTTTTATGCAAGAAATGTAAGAACCAACGATTTAATTGGTTATTTATGCGTAAAAACTATAGATTATCGCATTTCAAAATGTGAATTAGGATATTTTGCTGACGAAGATTATCAGGGAAAAGGAATCACCTCAAAAATGGTTTCTGATGCACTTGAATTTTGTTTTAATGAATTAATGCTGAACAAAGTTTTTATTTGCACTTCAGAAATTAATTTGGCAAGTCAGCGAATTGCATTAAAACACAATTTCAAACAAGAAGGAATTTTACGGGACGAATTTAGAAATGGTGATGGCGATTTGCAAAACACTGTTTATTTCGGACTGCTTAAATCAGAATATAATAACGATGAAAGATAA
- a CDS encoding LysR family transcriptional regulator: protein MELRHIKYFLKLAEELSFVRAAEKLFISQPPLSRQIKELETEIGAQLFERNNKRVILTEAGKFYEKEMLEVLKNIERINIKTRKISENQSGEFRIAYVSSTFSGDISALIQYLSQQFPYVNFRLYEVPTVKQIKALEEFKIDLGIVRAPLYSPKIETQLWFKDNFSLVFNKNLYPIQFEQEIETLSETTFVFFNKEYSPQYYDNLLEICAHFGFAPKVVHESNNISSIIQLVKNGLGVSIVPTTILKSHNYPEIGYIEIQSVKLFTDILLATPKGHQSEIAKTAIEFLKKK from the coding sequence ATGGAATTACGTCATATAAAATACTTCCTAAAATTAGCCGAAGAGCTGAGTTTTGTTCGCGCTGCGGAAAAACTGTTCATATCACAACCTCCATTAAGCCGCCAGATAAAAGAATTGGAAACCGAAATTGGTGCTCAGCTTTTTGAGCGTAACAACAAACGCGTAATACTTACCGAAGCTGGAAAATTTTATGAAAAAGAAATGCTTGAAGTATTGAAAAACATCGAGCGTATCAATATCAAAACCAGAAAAATAAGCGAAAATCAAAGCGGGGAGTTTCGAATTGCTTATGTGAGTTCTACTTTTTCGGGAGATATTTCTGCTTTGATTCAGTATCTATCACAACAATTTCCGTATGTAAATTTTAGATTGTACGAAGTGCCGACAGTTAAACAAATTAAAGCATTAGAAGAATTCAAAATCGATTTAGGGATCGTTCGCGCTCCTTTGTATTCGCCAAAAATAGAAACACAGCTTTGGTTCAAAGACAATTTTTCCTTGGTATTCAATAAAAATTTGTATCCCATTCAATTCGAACAGGAAATAGAAACGCTGAGCGAAACTACTTTTGTGTTTTTCAATAAAGAATATTCACCGCAGTATTATGATAATTTACTAGAAATCTGTGCTCATTTTGGCTTTGCGCCAAAAGTAGTTCACGAGTCCAACAATATTTCTTCGATTATTCAATTAGTCAAAAATGGATTGGGAGTTTCTATCGTTCCAACTACCATTTTAAAAAGCCATAACTACCCTGAAATAGGGTATATCGAAATACAATCGGTTAAGCTTTTTACGGATATTTTATTGGCTACGCCAAAAGGACATCAATCTGAAATAGCAAAAACTGCCATAGAATTTTTGAAAAAGAAATGA
- a CDS encoding c-type cytochrome yields the protein MKQLALIAIAILAFSCKKESEEPFGKPAETAAEVQTPEALGKEIFEGKGNCVACHQVDQKVIGSSIQGIAKIYKDKNGNIVTFLKGDSEAIVDPAQFPVMQANLEITKTFTDEELKAVEAYINSNIK from the coding sequence ATGAAACAACTAGCATTAATAGCCATAGCTATTCTTGCGTTTTCCTGTAAGAAAGAAAGCGAAGAACCTTTTGGAAAACCTGCAGAAACTGCTGCAGAAGTTCAAACTCCAGAAGCTTTAGGAAAAGAAATTTTCGAAGGAAAAGGAAATTGCGTTGCCTGTCATCAAGTAGATCAAAAAGTGATTGGGTCAAGCATTCAGGGAATTGCCAAAATCTATAAAGACAAAAACGGAAATATAGTTACTTTCCTTAAAGGCGATAGTGAAGCCATAGTTGACCCAGCACAATTTCCAGTGATGCAGGCCAATTTAGAAATCACCAAAACCTTTACAGACGAAGAATTAAAAGCGGTAGAAGCTTATATTAATTCTAATATCAAATAA
- the hemB gene encoding porphobilinogen synthase, translated as MFPLHRGRRLRVNESIRSLVRETTLSPSDFMFPMFIAEGENIKVAIPSMPGIYRRSIDLTVEEVRELFALGIHAVNIYVKVSENLKDNTGKEAWNKDGLMQQAIRAIKTACPEMIVMPDVALDPYSIYGHDGIISNGDVENDATNAALVKMAVSHAQAGADFVAPSDMMDGRVLRLREGLDAAGFHNVGIMSYSAKYASAFYGPFRDALDSAPREADIAVPKDKKTYQMDYANRIEAIKEAVWDVEEGADMVMVKPGIAYLDIVREVKNAVNVPVTVFHVSGEYAMIKAAAERGWLDNDKIMMEQLMCIKRAGASLISTYFAKEAAIILNQK; from the coding sequence ATGTTCCCACTACACAGAGGCCGAAGATTACGCGTAAACGAATCCATTCGCTCATTAGTTCGCGAAACCACATTAAGTCCGTCCGATTTTATGTTTCCGATGTTCATTGCCGAAGGCGAAAACATAAAAGTAGCCATTCCGTCAATGCCGGGGATTTACCGCCGTTCGATTGATTTGACTGTTGAAGAAGTCAGAGAATTATTTGCTTTGGGTATTCATGCAGTGAATATTTATGTAAAAGTGAGCGAAAACTTGAAAGACAATACAGGAAAAGAAGCTTGGAATAAAGACGGATTGATGCAGCAAGCCATTCGTGCCATCAAAACCGCTTGTCCAGAAATGATTGTAATGCCTGATGTGGCTTTGGATCCGTATTCCATTTATGGCCATGACGGAATTATTAGCAATGGCGATGTCGAAAACGATGCTACCAACGCTGCTTTGGTAAAAATGGCAGTTTCTCATGCCCAGGCTGGAGCCGATTTTGTCGCTCCTTCCGATATGATGGACGGCCGCGTGCTGCGTCTGCGTGAAGGATTGGACGCTGCAGGTTTCCACAACGTGGGAATTATGAGCTATTCGGCCAAGTACGCATCGGCGTTTTACGGGCCTTTTCGCGATGCATTGGACAGTGCGCCCAGAGAAGCTGATATTGCCGTTCCAAAGGACAAAAAAACGTACCAAATGGACTATGCCAACCGGATCGAAGCTATTAAAGAAGCTGTTTGGGATGTCGAAGAAGGAGCTGATATGGTAATGGTAAAACCAGGAATTGCTTATTTGGACATCGTTCGCGAAGTCAAAAATGCAGTGAATGTTCCCGTAACCGTTTTTCATGTTTCGGGTGAATATGCGATGATCAAAGCTGCTGCCGAAAGAGGCTGGCTGGACAACGACAAAATTATGATGGAACAGCTGATGTGTATTAAACGTGCAGGAGCCAGTTTGATTTCGACTTATTTTGCCAAAGAAGCCGCTATAATCCTGAACCAAAAATAA
- a CDS encoding type II toxin-antitoxin system antitoxin SocA domain-containing protein — MDSKIEIFETIVHKLKDWFMEENNMVSIADFNDNNDFSILKLIKLHFFVTAINSNEDNTLIEEFDFFAMPYGPVETDIYSKIKESCVFSNFSIDNFKANFQEEFPRVEITQDKIDSINNAILSIKKIDCSFINADAGTLVELTHKWNSWKVIFNEARNSGVYSKPIPKELIKKDNKIFNLELAY, encoded by the coding sequence ATGGATTCAAAAATAGAAATATTCGAAACAATTGTTCATAAACTAAAAGATTGGTTTATGGAAGAGAACAATATGGTTTCTATTGCTGATTTTAATGATAACAATGATTTCAGTATTTTAAAGTTAATTAAGTTGCACTTTTTTGTTACTGCAATTAATAGTAATGAAGACAATACATTAATTGAAGAGTTTGATTTTTTCGCTATGCCTTATGGGCCAGTAGAAACGGATATTTATAGTAAAATCAAAGAAAGTTGTGTCTTCTCTAATTTTTCAATTGATAATTTTAAAGCTAATTTCCAAGAAGAATTTCCAAGAGTTGAAATTACTCAGGATAAAATAGATTCTATTAATAATGCTATTTTGAGTATTAAAAAAATTGATTGCTCGTTTATAAATGCTGATGCAGGAACATTAGTTGAATTAACACATAAATGGAATTCTTGGAAAGTTATATTCAATGAAGCAAGAAATAGCGGTGTGTATTCTAAACCAATTCCTAAAGAATTAATAAAAAAGGATAATAAAATTTTCAACTTAGAATTGGCCTATTAA
- a CDS encoding bifunctional 2-polyprenyl-6-hydroxyphenol methylase/3-demethylubiquinol 3-O-methyltransferase UbiG, which produces MKQIWRDRWDERYSSKQFAYGEEPNKYLKKELDKLKAGTILFPAEGEGRNAVYAAKTGWNVFAFDISMEGKKKALQLAESNNVKIDYQVGELENLQYGTDQFDAIGLVYAHFPAAIKSHYHTILDKYLRKGGVVIFEAFSKKHLDYVQKEEKVGGPKDIESLFSIEEIKSDFPDYDFEELAEMEIELNEGLFHNGKGSVIRFVGRKK; this is translated from the coding sequence ATGAAACAAATTTGGAGAGACAGATGGGACGAAAGATACAGCAGCAAACAGTTTGCTTATGGCGAAGAACCTAACAAATACCTCAAAAAAGAATTAGATAAACTGAAAGCAGGAACCATTCTTTTTCCCGCAGAAGGCGAAGGACGGAATGCTGTTTATGCTGCCAAAACTGGCTGGAACGTTTTTGCATTTGATATAAGCATGGAAGGAAAAAAGAAAGCCCTGCAACTCGCTGAATCCAATAATGTAAAGATTGATTATCAAGTTGGGGAATTAGAGAATTTACAGTACGGGACAGATCAATTTGATGCAATTGGACTTGTTTATGCTCATTTCCCTGCTGCCATTAAATCTCATTATCACACCATTTTGGATAAATATCTACGAAAAGGAGGAGTTGTAATTTTTGAAGCTTTCAGCAAAAAACATCTTGATTATGTCCAAAAGGAGGAGAAAGTTGGAGGTCCAAAAGATATAGAATCTTTATTCTCCATTGAAGAAATAAAATCAGATTTTCCAGATTATGATTTTGAAGAATTGGCAGAAATGGAAATTGAGCTTAATGAAGGACTATTCCACAACGGAAAAGGTTCAGTAATACGATTTGTGGGAAGAAAAAAATAA
- a CDS encoding methylated-DNA--[protein]-cysteine S-methyltransferase gives METAYIKTPLGIAKIIGDENGVSEISVYNEGTVSAEIPTVLQDAVLQLNDYFERKRTDFDFKLNPKGTEFQQKVWKALLEVPYGKTRTYLEQSKLLGDVKAIRAVASANGKNPLWIVVPCHRVIGTDGSLTGYAGGLWRKKWLLEHENPTAQQSLF, from the coding sequence ATGGAAACAGCCTACATCAAAACACCTTTAGGAATCGCCAAAATTATAGGAGATGAAAATGGCGTATCGGAAATCTCAGTATACAATGAAGGTACTGTTTCGGCAGAAATTCCAACCGTTTTGCAGGATGCCGTTTTGCAGCTCAATGATTATTTCGAACGAAAACGAACCGATTTTGATTTCAAACTCAATCCGAAAGGAACCGAATTCCAGCAAAAAGTATGGAAAGCTTTATTAGAAGTTCCGTACGGAAAAACTAGAACGTATTTGGAACAATCTAAACTTTTAGGAGATGTTAAAGCTATTCGTGCTGTGGCCTCTGCCAACGGAAAAAACCCGCTTTGGATTGTGGTTCCTTGCCACAGAGTTATTGGTACTGATGGCTCGCTTACAGGTTATGCAGGCGGATTATGGCGAAAAAAATGGCTGTTGGAACACGAAAACCCAACAGCGCAACAAAGTTTGTTCTAA
- the hemE gene encoding uroporphyrinogen decarboxylase → MIKNDLFLKALKGETVQRPPVWMMRQAGRYLPEFRALRDKYDFFTRCETPELAAEITVQPIRRIAPDAAILFSDILVVPRAMGIHVELKDNLGPIIPNPIRTMEQVNQVYVPDVNETLGYVFDAIKLTKEMLNDEVPLIGFAGSPWTIFCYAVEGKGSKSFDTAKGFCFSNPVAAHTLLQKITDTTILYLKEKVKSGVNAVQIFDSWGGMLSPVDYQEFSWKYINQIIEALAAVTPVIVFGKGCWFALNEMGKSKASALGVDWTCSARNARYLSGGNVTLQGNFDPSRLLSPIPTIKKMVHEMIDEFGKDKYIVNLGHGILPNIPVDHAKAFIDAVKEYGN, encoded by the coding sequence ATGATAAAGAACGACCTATTTTTAAAAGCTTTAAAAGGAGAAACTGTACAACGTCCGCCAGTTTGGATGATGCGTCAAGCCGGAAGATATTTACCGGAATTTAGAGCTTTGCGTGACAAATATGATTTTTTCACCCGTTGCGAAACTCCGGAATTGGCGGCAGAAATCACCGTTCAGCCTATTCGCAGAATTGCTCCAGATGCAGCGATTTTGTTCTCGGATATTTTGGTAGTGCCAAGAGCAATGGGAATTCACGTAGAATTGAAGGACAATTTGGGTCCGATTATCCCAAATCCAATTCGTACAATGGAACAGGTAAACCAAGTTTATGTTCCGGATGTAAATGAAACTTTAGGTTATGTTTTTGATGCTATCAAATTAACCAAAGAAATGCTGAACGATGAGGTGCCGTTGATTGGTTTCGCAGGTTCACCTTGGACAATTTTTTGTTATGCAGTTGAAGGTAAAGGTTCTAAAAGTTTTGATACTGCCAAAGGATTTTGTTTTTCAAACCCAGTAGCAGCTCATACTTTGCTTCAAAAAATCACCGACACCACTATTTTATATTTGAAAGAGAAGGTTAAATCGGGTGTAAATGCCGTTCAGATTTTCGATTCTTGGGGCGGAATGCTTTCACCTGTGGATTACCAAGAATTCTCATGGAAATACATTAACCAAATCATAGAAGCATTGGCTGCCGTTACTCCGGTTATTGTTTTCGGAAAAGGATGTTGGTTTGCTTTGAACGAAATGGGGAAAAGTAAGGCATCGGCACTTGGTGTAGATTGGACGTGTTCGGCTAGAAATGCCCGTTATTTGTCAGGTGGAAACGTGACTTTACAAGGAAATTTTGACCCGTCAAGATTGCTTTCGCCAATTCCAACCATTAAGAAAATGGTTCACGAAATGATCGACGAATTCGGTAAAGATAAATATATCGTGAATTTAGGTCACGGAATTTTACCAAATATCCCTGTAGATCACGCGAAGGCGTTTATTGATGCGGTGAAGGAATACGGGAATTAG
- the hemC gene encoding hydroxymethylbilane synthase, producing the protein MAEKTIRIGTRDSELALWQAHTVEKKLNDLGYKTEIIAVKSEGDIILDKPLYELGITGIFTKTLDIAMINGQVDIAVHSMKDVPTALPIGIVQAAVLERANTLDILVHKGNLDFLDGNGTIATGSLRRQAMWLNKYPNHNVVDLRGNVNTRMQKLNDNDWNGAVFAAAGLERINLKPENYINLDWMISAPAQGAMLVVAMANDDFSRDAVAQLNDIETEVCTHIERQFLKTLEGGCTAPIGALAKYNEIEDTIHFNGVLFSIDGKQKIEVNKIVPIEEWKKLGYNSAQEIFANGGTELMATIKATLKK; encoded by the coding sequence ATGGCAGAAAAAACAATACGTATTGGAACCCGTGACAGCGAACTCGCGTTATGGCAAGCCCACACGGTAGAAAAAAAGCTAAACGATTTAGGTTATAAAACGGAAATTATTGCCGTAAAATCGGAAGGTGATATCATACTTGACAAGCCGCTGTATGAACTCGGAATCACTGGGATTTTTACCAAAACATTGGATATTGCGATGATTAACGGCCAAGTTGATATTGCAGTGCATTCAATGAAAGATGTGCCAACAGCTTTGCCAATTGGAATTGTTCAAGCGGCAGTTCTAGAAAGAGCCAATACTTTGGACATTTTGGTTCACAAAGGAAATCTTGATTTTCTTGATGGAAATGGAACCATTGCTACTGGAAGTTTGCGTCGTCAGGCAATGTGGCTCAACAAATATCCCAATCATAATGTAGTCGATCTGCGTGGAAACGTAAATACCCGAATGCAAAAATTAAATGATAATGACTGGAACGGAGCTGTTTTTGCCGCTGCCGGTCTAGAGCGCATCAACCTGAAACCCGAAAATTACATTAATCTCGATTGGATGATTTCAGCGCCTGCACAAGGAGCGATGCTTGTTGTGGCTATGGCCAATGATGATTTTTCTCGTGATGCCGTTGCTCAGCTTAATGATATCGAAACCGAAGTCTGCACCCATATCGAAAGACAATTCCTGAAAACCCTCGAAGGCGGTTGCACGGCACCCATCGGTGCTTTGGCAAAATATAACGAAATCGAAGATACCATCCATTTCAACGGAGTACTATTTTCGATTGACGGAAAGCAAAAAATCGAAGTCAACAAAATAGTTCCTATCGAAGAGTGGAAAAAACTGGGGTATAACTCGGCTCAAGAAATTTTTGCAAACGGCGGAACTGAATTGATGGCAACGATAAAAGCAACTTTGAAAAAATAA